The following are encoded in a window of Pseudomonas multiresinivorans genomic DNA:
- a CDS encoding anti-sigma factor family protein, whose translation MNERIPDEHDLHAYIDDQLDPARRQWVEAWLATHPDDARRVEGWRQDAQQLRAAFAGQARSAIPEQLDPARIRRQLQQRRRTRLATAAALLVALGVGGMGGWQMRGDAMMRGMVPMQDAVQAYRLFADASQSGLDLRDGGDLNGWLARYLKNAVPPPALEQVGLKTVGARLLATEQGAAALVIYEDGQGRRLTFFIRPPGPRHEMLPQGQRTDGDLLARYWSQGGYNYALVSRSDDPQAQAVGQLVGF comes from the coding sequence GCGCCGCCAGTGGGTGGAAGCCTGGCTCGCCACGCACCCGGACGACGCCCGCCGCGTCGAAGGCTGGCGACAGGATGCGCAGCAACTGCGCGCGGCCTTTGCCGGGCAGGCGCGTAGTGCAATTCCCGAACAGCTGGACCCGGCGCGGATTCGCCGTCAGCTCCAGCAACGCCGGCGAACCCGGCTGGCCACGGCGGCGGCGCTGCTGGTGGCGCTGGGCGTCGGCGGCATGGGCGGCTGGCAGATGCGCGGCGACGCGATGATGCGCGGCATGGTGCCGATGCAGGACGCCGTGCAGGCTTACCGGTTATTCGCGGATGCCAGCCAGAGCGGGCTCGACCTGCGCGATGGCGGCGACCTGAACGGCTGGCTGGCCCGTTACCTGAAGAACGCGGTGCCGCCACCGGCGCTGGAACAGGTTGGTTTGAAGACCGTCGGGGCGCGTCTGCTGGCGACGGAACAGGGGGCGGCAGCGCTGGTGATCTACGAAGATGGGCAGGGCCGCCGGCTGACCTTCTTCATCCGCCCGCCGGGCCCGCGCCATGAAATGTTGCCGCAGGGGCAACGCACGGATGGGGACCTGCTGGCACGTTACTGGAGCCAGGGTGGCTACAACTACGCACTGGTGAGCCGCAGCGATGATCCGCAGGCGCAGGCCGTGGGGCAGTTGGTGGGGTTCTAG
- a CDS encoding amidohydrolase, with protein sequence MYADLILTNGRFHTVDREKPEATSVAIADGKFIAVGTEAEAMALRAGATRVIDLKGRTAIPGLNDSHLHLIRGGLNYNLELRWEGVPSLADALRMLKEQALRTPSPQWVRVVGGWNEFQFAEKRMPTIEELNQAAPDTPVFVLHLYDRALLNRAALRVVGYTKDTPNPPGGEIVRDSKGEPTGMLVARPNAMILYATLAKGPKLPFEYQVNSTRQFMRELNRLGVTSAIDAGGGFQNYPDDYQVIEQLEKENQLTVRIAYNLFTQKPKEELADFKNWTSSVKYGQGSDFLRHNGAGEMLVFSAADFEDFLEPRPDLPGSMEAELEPVVRHLVEQRWPFRLHATYDESISRMLDVFEKVNLDIPFNGLHWFFDHCETISPKNIERVRALGGGIAIQDRMAFQGEYFVDRYGKQAAEATPPIKRMLAEGVPVGAGTDATRVSSYNPWTSLYWMVSGKTVGGMALYPEGLSRATALQLYTHGSAWFSNEQGKKGMIKVGQMADLAVLSADYFNVPEEEIKAIESVLTVVDGRVVFGSGDFERQAPTAIPVLPDWSPVAKVPGHWRPQGPLQQAVHQCAGSCGVHGHSHERARQSSVPVSDFQGFWGAFGCSCFAF encoded by the coding sequence ATGTACGCCGACCTGATCCTGACCAACGGCCGCTTCCACACTGTCGACCGTGAGAAACCCGAGGCCACCTCCGTGGCCATCGCCGACGGCAAATTCATCGCCGTGGGCACCGAGGCGGAGGCCATGGCCTTGCGCGCCGGCGCCACCCGCGTCATCGACCTCAAGGGGCGCACCGCGATCCCCGGCCTCAACGACTCGCACCTGCACCTGATCCGCGGCGGGCTGAACTACAACCTCGAACTGCGCTGGGAGGGCGTGCCGTCCCTGGCCGACGCCCTGCGCATGCTCAAGGAACAGGCCCTGCGCACGCCGTCGCCGCAGTGGGTGCGCGTCGTTGGCGGCTGGAACGAATTCCAGTTCGCCGAGAAGCGCATGCCGACCATCGAAGAGCTGAACCAGGCGGCGCCGGACACTCCCGTCTTCGTCCTGCACCTGTACGACCGTGCGCTGCTCAACCGCGCCGCGCTGCGCGTCGTCGGCTACACCAAGGACACCCCGAACCCGCCCGGCGGCGAGATCGTGCGCGACAGCAAGGGCGAGCCCACCGGCATGCTGGTGGCCCGGCCGAACGCGATGATCCTCTACGCGACCCTGGCGAAGGGGCCGAAGCTGCCCTTCGAGTATCAGGTCAACTCCACCCGCCAGTTCATGCGCGAGCTGAACCGCCTGGGCGTGACCAGCGCCATCGATGCCGGTGGCGGCTTCCAGAATTACCCGGACGACTACCAGGTGATCGAGCAACTGGAAAAAGAAAACCAGCTCACCGTGCGCATCGCCTACAACCTGTTCACCCAGAAACCCAAGGAAGAGCTGGCCGATTTCAAGAACTGGACCAGCAGCGTGAAATACGGGCAAGGCAGCGACTTCCTGCGGCACAACGGTGCCGGTGAGATGCTGGTGTTCTCCGCCGCTGACTTCGAGGACTTCCTCGAACCACGTCCGGACCTGCCTGGCAGCATGGAAGCCGAACTGGAACCGGTGGTGCGCCACCTGGTCGAGCAGCGCTGGCCGTTCCGCCTGCACGCCACCTACGACGAATCCATCTCGCGGATGCTCGACGTGTTCGAGAAGGTCAACCTGGACATTCCCTTCAACGGCCTGCACTGGTTCTTCGACCACTGCGAGACCATCTCGCCGAAGAACATCGAACGGGTGAGGGCGCTGGGCGGCGGCATCGCCATCCAGGACCGCATGGCCTTCCAGGGCGAGTACTTCGTCGACCGCTACGGCAAGCAGGCCGCCGAAGCGACCCCGCCGATCAAGCGCATGCTGGCCGAAGGCGTCCCCGTCGGCGCCGGTACCGATGCCACCCGCGTTTCCAGCTACAACCCCTGGACCTCGCTGTACTGGATGGTCAGCGGCAAGACCGTCGGCGGCATGGCGCTGTACCCCGAGGGCCTGTCCCGTGCCACCGCGCTGCAGCTGTACACCCACGGCAGCGCCTGGTTCTCCAACGAGCAGGGCAAGAAAGGGATGATCAAGGTCGGGCAGATGGCCGACCTGGCCGTGCTCTCGGCGGACTACTTCAACGTGCCGGAGGAAGAAATCAAGGCCATCGAATCGGTGCTGACCGTGGTGGACGGCCGCGTGGTGTTCGGCAGCGGCGACTTCGAGCGCCAGGCACCGACGGCCATTCCCGTGCTGCCGGACTGGTCTCCCGTGGCCAAGGTCCCCGGCCACTGGCGCCCGCAGGGCCCGCTGCAGCAGGCCGTGCACCAGTGCGCCGGCTCCTGCGGCGTGCATGGCCACAGCCACGAGCGCGCCCGGCAATCGAGCGTGCCGGTGAGTGACTTCCAGGGTTTCTGGGGCGCTTTCGGCTGTTCCTGCTTCGCGTTCTGA
- a CDS encoding antibiotic biosynthesis monooxygenase, giving the protein MNQTTQQESVTLIIRHRARPDSVAAYETILRELTRAASEFPGHLGVDVMRQGDHFTSVLRFASADELQAWLDSPQRRELIERADPHLIDGEQKELHRAHEFWFTVPDNPQKQPPRWKQAAVSYLVILPLVMLVPQLWRPLFTQIPLLGGFVPANMLIVATIVLLVVYVFMPRATRLFSAWLNAR; this is encoded by the coding sequence ATGAACCAGACCACTCAGCAAGAATCCGTCACCCTGATCATCCGCCACCGCGCCCGCCCCGACAGCGTCGCCGCCTATGAAACCATCCTGCGTGAGCTGACCCGCGCTGCCAGCGAGTTCCCCGGCCACCTGGGCGTGGACGTGATGCGCCAGGGCGACCACTTCACCTCGGTCCTGCGTTTCGCCAGCGCCGATGAACTGCAGGCCTGGCTCGACTCGCCGCAGCGCCGCGAGCTGATCGAACGTGCCGACCCGCACCTGATCGACGGCGAGCAGAAAGAACTGCACCGCGCCCACGAGTTCTGGTTCACCGTCCCGGACAACCCGCAGAAGCAGCCGCCGCGCTGGAAACAGGCGGCCGTCTCCTACCTGGTGATCCTGCCGCTGGTGATGCTGGTGCCGCAGCTCTGGCGCCCGCTGTTCACGCAAATCCCGCTGCTGGGTGGCTTCGTGCCGGCCAACATGCTCATCGTCGCGACCATCGTCCTGCTGGTGGTCTACGTTTTCATGCCACGGGCCACGCGCCTGTTCTCCGCCTGGCTCAACGCCCGCTGA
- a CDS encoding alpha/beta hydrolase, whose product MNAKQSLLAASLALAIGNAFAAGNPTVEHNTQAFLEALEAGKGQPLETLSPKDARAVLTGAQASVKVDLSGTQVSEKTIQADVGPVKLTIVRPVGVKGTLPAFMYFHGGGWVLGDYPTHARLIRDLVVNSGAVAVYVDYTPSPEAHYPVAINQAYAATKWVAEHGKDINVDGKRLAVAGNSVGGNMAAVVALMAKDKGAPKLRFQALLWPVTDASFETGSYNQFAQGHFLTKPMMQWFWDSYTTDPKQRAEIYASPLRASTDQLKGLPPTLIQTAESDVLRDEGEAYGRKLNAAGVAVTSVRYNGMIHDYGLLNVVSQVPAVQAAMRQAGEELKVHLK is encoded by the coding sequence ATGAACGCCAAGCAATCCCTGCTCGCCGCCTCTCTCGCCCTGGCCATCGGCAACGCCTTCGCCGCCGGCAACCCGACTGTCGAACACAACACCCAGGCCTTCCTCGAAGCCCTGGAAGCCGGCAAGGGCCAGCCGCTGGAAACGCTCTCGCCCAAGGACGCCCGCGCTGTTCTGACCGGCGCCCAGGCCTCGGTGAAAGTCGATCTCTCCGGCACCCAGGTCAGCGAGAAGACCATCCAGGCCGACGTTGGCCCGGTGAAGCTGACCATCGTCCGCCCGGTCGGGGTGAAGGGCACGCTGCCCGCGTTCATGTACTTCCACGGCGGCGGCTGGGTGCTCGGTGACTACCCGACCCACGCCCGCCTGATCCGCGACCTGGTGGTGAACTCCGGCGCGGTGGCGGTCTACGTCGACTACACCCCGTCCCCCGAGGCGCATTACCCGGTGGCGATCAACCAGGCCTACGCCGCGACGAAGTGGGTCGCCGAGCACGGCAAGGATATCAACGTCGACGGCAAGCGCCTGGCCGTGGCCGGCAACAGCGTCGGCGGCAACATGGCGGCGGTGGTCGCACTGATGGCCAAGGACAAGGGCGCGCCCAAGCTGCGCTTCCAGGCGCTGCTGTGGCCGGTGACCGATGCCAGCTTCGAGACCGGCTCGTACAACCAGTTCGCCCAGGGACACTTCCTCACCAAGCCGATGATGCAGTGGTTCTGGGACAGCTACACCACCGACCCGAAACAGCGCGCCGAGATCTACGCTTCCCCATTGCGTGCCAGCACCGACCAGCTCAAGGGCCTGCCGCCGACGCTGATCCAGACCGCCGAGTCCGACGTGCTGCGTGACGAAGGCGAAGCCTACGGTCGCAAGCTGAATGCCGCCGGTGTGGCTGTCACTTCCGTGCGCTACAACGGAATGATCCACGACTACGGTCTGCTCAACGTCGTCAGCCAGGTTCCGGCGGTACAGGCCGCCATGCGCCAGGCCGGTGAAGAGCTGAAGGTTCATCTGAAGTAA